In a genomic window of Muntiacus reevesi chromosome 1, mMunRee1.1, whole genome shotgun sequence:
- the LOC136159730 gene encoding translation machinery-associated protein 7-like has protein sequence MSGHEGGKKKPLKQPKKQTKEMDEEDKAFKQKPEEQKKLEELKAKAKGKGPLATSGIKKSGKK, from the coding sequence ATGTCGGGCCACGAAGGTGGCAAGAAGAAGCCCCTGAAGCAGCCCAAGAAGCAAACCAAGGAGATGGATGAGGAAGATAAGGCATTCAAGCAGAAGCCGGAGGAGCAGAAGAAACTCGAGGAGCTAAAAGCAAAGGCCAAGGGGAAAGGCCCCCTGGCCACCAGTGGAATTAAGAAATCTGGCAAAAAGTAA